A single window of Paenibacillus sp. SYP-B4298 DNA harbors:
- a CDS encoding AAA family ATPase, with product MKGIHSHNIQSDYTQSSKNQESGELLTLRQWMNRRQESLPQTWIQMARSITASIGKLHQQHKLHLALHPELIAVTPDGRQAELLDHGLAASIQAGEGAPPAAGSLPAAALPYCSPENTGRMTRTVDERSDLYSLGVLLYELLAGHRPFEADDPLEWVYKHLTHSPPPLHKLPLAGELEPIIMRLLEKNPDRRYASAAFLLAELDKIGRPQERIAAKRGFHGREQELALLSQAFHSVCLGSSEIVHICGAAGIGKTSLMEELFRRHQHERPFYYIVGKFDPLSTDSPYRPLMQAFRGLMRHILGERNEQVEWWRERLRQALGSGAGVIAEMIPEAGLLLGTVPEVEELPAHESKKRFVYTFRKFVQALASREYPLVLFVDDLQWADASSLQLIHALVSDSECQYVLLVCAYRDSYVRFRNLPGYEQDGTVAKQVMVHHLQLEPLQLEEMNRIMMESLQQPEQATLSLTELLHHQSGGNPFHLEQLIRRLQDDRILSYNDELRCWQWNLGQWLENSPGYTLHELVEHKLMHLPPLAQELLRIAACLGTSFHPLVASLAAGLEEEESRPQWDILEAEGLIMADEAGLLRLAHDNIQKLVYQNMDHGHRQALHLAIGRLLNGMEARGERLPAVDWSERLYDAVNHLNRGAELIKLEEERLELIKLNLKAGQRAKATSAYDIALSYFAKGTELAGPVYWEQQFELMFELHAQQAECAYLCGHAVQSGLNIKELLEQARTPMERSRIQMILITQLINQGKYLEGTRLGLQSLKELDVIIPADPGGLMLAMEIKRTELLLRKGADKLEHMEEMTDQERIAAMNLLFAVIPSTFFTDKKLFFLLVCRAVQLSFKYGSTPATTAIYSAFSMLLDQAFQQPEQAYALCKTGVELSERYGVASVTSKTYTMLGGVLCQFAGDAREGDRYLQRAAQLGMESGDYVFASFAAGAHVNSLYTRAPLDELARTIADYMAILDTTNDEFVRQNFYLYQQHILALKGRTEAPDSYNSVGFDEEQYVSRIRKEETSSTSLFQYHTYKVQLYYLLGRYEEAEYWAEQASRYESYATHLPHLPECRFYGLLAAMSDSGQSRGKLREIKRELRRFLHWTRWGAANYRSRYELLQAEYARLQGETQAVEALYDQALREAREHGHLHVIALASERAARYYQAAGKLKTALFYLETAIDSYAQWGLEVKLSELRGWHSQWLSAEPRQQLPARTASPHDSRPTSALLHDAAQLRDAVPLRDAASQSAVIAPQQTGGAAEALSLQEADLTAILRTTQAITNSMDLYALLNEVLRTILQYAGASKGALLTVNKDRLYVQAYANGTESGLKPPTELEDSLLLPEGIIRYVYRTQEDVHYSGDGGSWLSLNPYFAAQRPQSALCIPVQVHGAALGVLYLENELAKGLFPPERRSVLLAMASHALFICMLQHAHVQESMDEQHEQRELEVQAPMPANMMEEPLTDRELEVLTLLAKGLSNKEIAEQLIIAVGTVKVHVKNIFAKLKVNRRMSAVAQAKELRLLKEGTRGH from the coding sequence ATGAAAGGTATACATTCCCATAATATCCAGTCTGATTATACGCAGTCATCCAAGAATCAGGAGTCGGGAGAGCTGCTGACGCTCAGGCAATGGATGAACCGGCGGCAGGAGAGCTTGCCTCAGACATGGATTCAGATGGCTCGGTCCATAACCGCCAGTATCGGAAAGCTGCATCAGCAGCACAAGCTACATCTCGCACTGCACCCTGAGCTAATCGCTGTCACGCCGGACGGACGGCAAGCAGAATTGCTCGATCACGGCTTGGCAGCAAGCATTCAGGCAGGGGAAGGGGCTCCCCCGGCGGCAGGAAGCTTACCTGCCGCTGCGCTGCCCTATTGTTCACCAGAGAACACTGGCCGGATGACCCGCACTGTCGATGAACGGAGCGACCTCTATTCCCTTGGCGTACTTCTCTACGAGCTGCTCGCTGGACATCGCCCCTTCGAGGCGGATGATCCGCTGGAATGGGTCTACAAGCATCTCACCCATAGCCCCCCACCACTTCACAAGCTACCGCTTGCTGGAGAGCTTGAACCGATCATCATGAGGCTGCTGGAGAAAAACCCGGATCGGCGCTACGCCAGCGCTGCGTTCCTGCTCGCCGAGCTGGACAAGATCGGTCGTCCGCAGGAACGGATCGCCGCCAAGAGGGGCTTTCACGGAAGAGAGCAGGAGCTGGCTCTGTTATCGCAGGCCTTTCACTCCGTCTGTCTCGGTTCCTCGGAGATTGTTCACATCTGCGGCGCTGCCGGCATCGGCAAAACCAGCTTGATGGAGGAGCTGTTCCGCAGGCATCAGCATGAACGACCCTTCTACTATATTGTTGGCAAGTTCGACCCGCTCTCGACAGACAGTCCGTACCGGCCGCTTATGCAGGCCTTCCGCGGGCTCATGAGGCATATATTGGGCGAGCGCAACGAGCAGGTGGAATGGTGGAGAGAGCGCTTGCGCCAGGCGCTTGGGTCTGGCGCGGGCGTGATTGCCGAGATGATCCCGGAGGCGGGCTTGCTCCTCGGCACTGTACCGGAGGTTGAGGAGCTGCCTGCGCATGAGTCGAAGAAACGCTTTGTCTACACCTTTCGGAAATTTGTGCAGGCGCTCGCTTCCAGAGAGTACCCGCTTGTGCTATTTGTCGATGATCTGCAATGGGCAGACGCCTCCTCGCTGCAATTGATTCATGCGTTAGTCAGCGATTCGGAATGTCAGTACGTCTTGCTCGTCTGTGCCTACCGCGACAGCTACGTTCGCTTCCGAAATCTGCCCGGATATGAGCAGGATGGCACGGTGGCCAAGCAGGTGATGGTTCATCATCTCCAGCTCGAACCGCTCCAATTGGAGGAGATGAACCGGATCATGATGGAATCGCTCCAGCAGCCTGAACAGGCCACACTGTCCTTAACCGAGCTGCTGCACCACCAGTCGGGCGGTAATCCGTTTCATCTGGAGCAGCTAATACGCCGCCTCCAGGATGACCGGATATTGAGCTATAATGACGAATTGCGCTGCTGGCAATGGAATCTGGGACAATGGCTGGAGAACTCGCCAGGGTATACGCTGCATGAGCTGGTGGAGCACAAGCTCATGCATCTGCCCCCGCTGGCACAAGAGCTGCTCCGTATCGCCGCTTGCCTGGGCACCTCCTTTCACCCGCTCGTTGCCAGCCTTGCTGCTGGCCTGGAGGAGGAGGAGAGCCGCCCGCAGTGGGACATACTAGAGGCTGAAGGGCTAATTATGGCGGACGAAGCCGGCCTGCTGCGGCTGGCGCATGACAACATTCAGAAGCTCGTCTACCAGAATATGGATCATGGTCACAGGCAAGCCTTGCACCTGGCGATCGGACGACTATTGAATGGAATGGAAGCGCGCGGAGAACGGCTTCCTGCCGTCGATTGGAGCGAGCGATTGTACGATGCGGTGAACCATCTTAACCGGGGTGCAGAGCTGATCAAGCTCGAGGAGGAGAGGCTGGAGCTGATCAAGCTGAACCTCAAGGCAGGACAGCGAGCCAAGGCGACATCCGCCTATGACATTGCGCTTAGCTATTTTGCAAAGGGTACAGAGCTGGCTGGGCCCGTCTATTGGGAGCAGCAGTTCGAGCTCATGTTCGAGCTGCACGCCCAGCAAGCAGAATGCGCGTATCTGTGCGGACATGCTGTCCAATCCGGCCTCAACATCAAGGAGCTGCTGGAGCAAGCGCGCACACCAATGGAACGGAGCCGCATTCAGATGATCCTCATCACGCAGTTGATTAACCAGGGCAAGTATCTGGAGGGGACGAGGCTCGGCCTGCAAAGCCTGAAGGAGCTGGATGTCATCATCCCTGCCGATCCCGGGGGCCTGATGCTCGCGATGGAGATCAAGCGGACAGAGCTGCTGCTGCGCAAGGGCGCAGACAAGCTGGAGCATATGGAGGAAATGACCGACCAGGAACGGATTGCCGCGATGAATCTACTGTTTGCGGTCATTCCATCCACTTTCTTCACAGATAAAAAGCTGTTCTTCCTGCTCGTCTGCCGCGCTGTTCAATTAAGCTTCAAGTACGGCAGCACCCCGGCGACGACAGCGATCTACTCTGCCTTCAGCATGCTGCTTGACCAGGCATTCCAGCAGCCTGAGCAAGCCTATGCGCTCTGCAAGACTGGAGTGGAGCTGTCTGAACGCTACGGTGTTGCTTCCGTGACCAGCAAGACCTACACGATGCTTGGCGGCGTCCTATGCCAATTCGCTGGCGATGCGCGCGAAGGGGACCGCTATCTGCAACGGGCGGCCCAACTGGGCATGGAGTCGGGAGACTATGTGTTTGCCAGTTTTGCAGCCGGTGCGCATGTCAACTCTCTGTATACTCGTGCTCCACTTGACGAATTAGCTCGCACCATTGCCGACTATATGGCCATCCTGGATACCACGAATGATGAGTTTGTGCGGCAAAATTTTTATCTGTACCAGCAGCATATTCTTGCACTCAAGGGGCGGACGGAGGCGCCGGACTCGTATAACAGTGTCGGGTTTGATGAGGAGCAATATGTCAGCCGCATCCGCAAGGAAGAAACGTCGAGCACCTCGTTGTTTCAGTACCATACGTACAAGGTGCAGCTTTACTATCTGCTTGGCCGCTACGAAGAGGCCGAGTACTGGGCGGAGCAGGCTTCACGCTATGAGAGCTATGCTACACACTTGCCTCATTTGCCGGAGTGCCGCTTCTATGGCCTCCTGGCCGCCATGTCCGACTCCGGGCAATCGCGGGGCAAGCTGCGGGAGATTAAGCGCGAGCTCCGTCGCTTCCTGCACTGGACACGCTGGGGGGCTGCGAATTACCGCTCCAGATATGAACTGCTGCAGGCCGAATACGCCCGGCTCCAGGGCGAGACACAAGCGGTCGAAGCCCTGTATGATCAGGCGCTGCGCGAAGCAAGGGAACACGGGCATCTCCATGTCATTGCCCTGGCGAGCGAGCGGGCAGCGAGGTATTATCAGGCGGCTGGCAAGCTGAAGACGGCGCTGTTCTATCTGGAGACGGCCATCGATAGCTATGCTCAATGGGGTCTGGAGGTTAAGCTATCCGAGCTCCGTGGATGGCATAGCCAATGGTTGAGCGCGGAACCGCGCCAGCAGCTCCCGGCGCGCACTGCATCGCCACATGACAGTCGTCCAACCTCTGCTCTGCTTCACGACGCTGCCCAGCTTCGTGACGCTGTCCCGCTTCGTGACGCTGCGTCGCAATCCGCGGTGATCGCTCCGCAGCAAACGGGGGGAGCCGCCGAAGCACTGTCGCTTCAAGAGGCCGATCTGACGGCCATCCTTCGAACGACACAGGCGATCACGAATTCAATGGATCTATATGCCCTATTAAATGAAGTGCTGCGCACCATCCTTCAATATGCCGGAGCAAGCAAGGGAGCGCTGTTGACCGTGAACAAGGATAGGCTCTACGTGCAAGCTTACGCGAATGGTACGGAGAGCGGACTGAAACCACCCACAGAGCTGGAGGACAGCCTACTGCTGCCGGAGGGCATCATCCGCTATGTCTACCGGACACAGGAGGATGTGCATTATTCCGGGGATGGCGGCAGTTGGCTATCCCTTAACCCGTATTTTGCCGCTCAGCGGCCACAGTCTGCGCTCTGCATACCTGTTCAGGTGCATGGAGCGGCACTAGGGGTGCTTTATCTGGAGAATGAGCTAGCCAAGGGGCTCTTCCCGCCTGAGCGCAGGTCTGTGCTGCTTGCTATGGCGTCTCATGCCCTCTTCATCTGTATGCTCCAGCACGCTCATGTACAGGAGAGCATGGATGAGCAGCATGAACAGCGAGAGCTGGAGGTGCAAGCGCCGATGCCTGCGAACATGATGGAGGAGCCGCTTACAGACCGAGAGCTGGAGGTGCTGACACTGCTCGCCAAGGGGCTGTCCAACAAGGAGATCGCCGAACAGCTCATCATAGCAGTAGGCACCGTAAAGGTGCATGTGAAGAACATCTTTGCCAAGCTAAAGGTAAATCGGCGGATGAGTGCCGTGGCTCAAGCGAAGGAGCTGCGGCTGCTAAAGGAGGGAACACGGGGGCATTAA
- a CDS encoding helix-turn-helix transcriptional regulator — protein sequence MIHQNLKRLRSIHKFTQEDVAHEIGVSRQAIAKWESGETTPDIHHCKALAAMYEVTLDDLVHHEEEALGIGIGPKGKHMFGMVKVGEKGEIILPAAARELFGIVPGDYWLLLGDEESGLALVRREQYVEFAKGVLQADAQRED from the coding sequence ATGATACATCAAAATTTGAAGCGGCTGCGCAGCATCCATAAGTTTACTCAGGAGGATGTCGCTCATGAAATTGGCGTATCCCGGCAGGCCATTGCCAAGTGGGAGAGCGGGGAGACGACGCCGGATATTCATCATTGCAAGGCACTGGCAGCTATGTACGAGGTTACGCTGGATGATCTGGTGCACCATGAGGAGGAAGCATTAGGGATCGGCATAGGGCCTAAGGGCAAGCATATGTTTGGCATGGTGAAGGTTGGGGAGAAGGGGGAGATCATTCTGCCTGCGGCAGCGCGCGAGCTGTTCGGCATCGTGCCTGGGGATTATTGGCTGCTGCTAGGGGATGAAGAGAGCGGTCTGGCACTCGTGAGACGGGAGCAGTATGTAGAATTCGCTAAGGGTGTGCTGCAAGCGGACGCACAGAGGGAGGACTAA
- a CDS encoding ABC transporter ATP-binding protein has product MLAIETRSLSKSYGQHHAVKELELAIPRGELFALLGVNGAGKTTTIKLLTGLVMPTAGDARILGHSIVSEAQTCKQRIGVSPQESAIGRNLTVRENLELIAGIYQLEASAGARRIQEMLRTFRLEESANVRGKRLSGGMQRRLSLAMALLPEPEVLFLDEPTLGLDVLARRELWASIRQLKGSITMVLTTHYMQEAEELADRVGIMVGGQMIELGTPAELMSRTGTPSLEEAFVAVTRERRERVG; this is encoded by the coding sequence ATGTTAGCGATCGAGACACGGAGCTTGTCCAAGTCGTATGGGCAGCATCATGCGGTCAAGGAGCTGGAGCTGGCGATTCCGCGAGGGGAGCTGTTCGCCCTGCTGGGTGTGAATGGAGCTGGCAAGACGACGACTATCAAGCTGCTAACGGGTCTGGTGATGCCGACAGCGGGTGATGCGCGCATCCTGGGGCATTCGATTGTGAGCGAGGCACAGACCTGCAAGCAGCGCATCGGTGTCTCTCCTCAGGAGAGTGCGATTGGCAGAAATTTGACCGTGCGCGAAAACCTGGAGCTGATTGCCGGTATCTATCAACTGGAAGCGAGCGCAGGAGCACGGAGAATACAGGAGATGCTGCGGACGTTCCGACTGGAGGAATCTGCCAATGTCCGTGGCAAGAGGCTGTCAGGCGGGATGCAGCGGCGCTTGAGCCTGGCGATGGCGCTGTTGCCAGAGCCTGAGGTGCTATTTCTGGATGAGCCGACACTCGGGCTGGATGTGCTGGCAAGACGGGAGCTATGGGCAAGCATTCGCCAGCTCAAGGGGAGCATCACGATGGTGCTGACGACACACTATATGCAGGAAGCTGAAGAATTGGCCGACCGGGTCGGCATTATGGTGGGCGGACAGATGATTGAGCTGGGTACACCGGCGGAGCTGATGAGTCGCACAGGAACCCCTTCACTGGAGGAGGCTTTTGTAGCTGTGACCAGGGAAAGGAGGGAGCGAGTGGGATGA
- a CDS encoding ABC transporter permease encodes MRWMALARRNWKEIRREPLNLAFGIGFPLILLGIITALQSHIPASIFEIQPLFPGIVVFGFSFLSLFAAMLIAKDRETSLLLRLFTTPMPSRDYILGYLLPMFPIAMAQLLISYAGAIFLGLPLTLQTVLSLLAMLPTGMLFIGIGLWAGSVLSDKLVGGVCGALLINVSAWLSGTWFDLEMVGGWFKRIADVLPFVHAVQAGRAAVIGDWSAYLPHLLWVSGYLLAIGCLAVAAFRRQMSGERG; translated from the coding sequence ATGAGATGGATGGCATTGGCAAGACGCAACTGGAAGGAAATCAGGCGCGAGCCGCTCAATCTGGCCTTTGGCATTGGCTTCCCCCTGATCTTGCTGGGAATAATAACGGCATTACAGAGTCACATCCCGGCCTCCATATTTGAGATTCAGCCCTTATTTCCTGGAATCGTCGTATTTGGCTTCTCATTTCTATCGCTATTCGCGGCGATGCTGATCGCCAAGGATCGGGAGACGTCGCTATTGCTGCGCCTATTCACGACACCAATGCCTTCACGCGATTATATCCTGGGCTATCTGCTGCCGATGTTTCCGATCGCTATGGCTCAACTGCTGATCAGTTATGCAGGTGCGATCTTCCTCGGATTGCCGTTGACGCTCCAGACGGTGCTCTCTCTCCTGGCAATGCTGCCAACCGGGATGCTCTTCATCGGGATCGGGCTGTGGGCAGGCAGTGTGCTGAGTGACAAGCTGGTTGGCGGCGTCTGTGGCGCCTTGCTGATTAATGTGTCTGCGTGGCTGAGCGGTACCTGGTTCGACCTCGAAATGGTCGGAGGCTGGTTCAAGCGAATCGCCGATGTCTTGCCCTTTGTGCATGCTGTACAGGCGGGCAGAGCGGCCGTAATCGGAGACTGGAGTGCGTACTTGCCTCATCTGCTATGGGTGTCTGGCTATTTGCTTGCTATCGGGTGTCTGGCAGTGGCAGCCTTCAGGAGACAAATGAGTGGAGAGCGTGGGTAG
- a CDS encoding 4a-hydroxytetrahydrobiopterin dehydratase, whose protein sequence is MAKAERLSETEIERELALLAGWTREGEKRIRRSYLFASFPEAVAFTVRVAGAAERMQHHPFIAIDYRRVTLTYTTWHVGGLTVLDFESARACDALLQPPDLTHTT, encoded by the coding sequence ATGGCAAAAGCGGAACGACTGAGCGAGACCGAGATCGAGCGGGAGCTGGCGTTGTTGGCTGGATGGACGAGGGAGGGAGAGAAGCGGATACGGCGCAGCTACCTGTTCGCTTCATTCCCTGAGGCGGTTGCCTTCACGGTGCGCGTGGCGGGGGCTGCGGAGCGGATGCAGCACCATCCGTTCATCGCCATTGATTACCGCAGGGTGACGCTGACCTATACGACGTGGCATGTCGGTGGGCTGACGGTGCTGGACTTCGAGTCGGCTCGCGCCTGCGATGCGCTACTTCAGCCGCCCGACCTAACTCATACTACCTAG
- a CDS encoding response regulator, with protein MLKAVICDDEYIVLEGLRRMIDWERYGVQLAGTAADGLTALQLLRDSRPDIVLTDIRMPGMDGLQLIETAASELPQTMFIVFSGFNEFDYVRRAIGLGVVDYLEKPITVAKIEEVLRKTIQRIDREQAYTEMKQKLVSSHSELLEKATLDLLLAGSKAAAKWREVYGSLAAGEIAGVTAIAFREQHAELPEHASYDVIRVTNGNEYVSLVLHRELPPEALWDALLLVSSAETVTVTGPEAVAEVAEAVEVAEAAKVAEAAEVADVTSSTELASGTAGAIPGALDAGNTVQEATPPSGRGAAGNSTASSSEQAGVDGELGGTARTALGSGRTYASLEEATRSYREALRALRYGLFLEENGWTRIEDVEGRDGSSMLAELPRHEEAVIVSLRTGDREGMQQALDGFEAWTEEQKLPPERVEQELLKLLYLALEIARESGGEPPGLAEIHHLELHEIYAREEMFRWLRAKLEALLSWVAGGRRSQRHPAVEKALHYMTERYGQDVSLQELAEHVGLNPAYFSLLFKEQMGISYIKHLTRLRMEHAKSLLRSGLRVQEVSERVGYLNYRHFTELFKKIVGMTPGQYRDARQGGK; from the coding sequence ATGTTGAAAGCGGTTATATGTGATGATGAATATATTGTGCTGGAAGGGCTCAGACGCATGATTGACTGGGAGCGTTACGGTGTTCAGTTGGCAGGCACAGCAGCGGATGGACTGACGGCGCTGCAACTGCTTCGGGACAGCCGACCGGACATCGTACTCACCGATATTCGGATGCCGGGGATGGATGGCTTGCAATTAATAGAGACGGCAGCCTCTGAGCTGCCGCAGACGATGTTTATCGTCTTCAGCGGCTTCAACGAGTTCGACTATGTGCGCCGTGCGATCGGGCTCGGTGTGGTCGACTATCTGGAGAAGCCGATTACGGTAGCGAAGATTGAAGAGGTGCTCCGCAAGACGATTCAGCGCATAGACAGGGAACAGGCCTATACGGAGATGAAGCAGAAGCTGGTCTCAAGCCACAGCGAGCTGCTCGAGAAGGCGACGCTGGATCTGCTGCTCGCAGGTAGCAAGGCTGCCGCCAAGTGGCGGGAGGTATACGGCAGCCTAGCGGCTGGAGAGATTGCGGGTGTGACTGCAATCGCCTTCCGGGAGCAGCACGCTGAGCTTCCAGAGCATGCCTCCTATGATGTGATTCGGGTGACGAACGGCAACGAATATGTATCGTTGGTGCTGCACCGCGAGCTTCCGCCGGAAGCGCTATGGGATGCGCTTCTTCTTGTGTCCAGTGCTGAGACTGTGACTGTGACTGGGCCGGAGGCGGTGGCTGAAGTCGCCGAAGCTGTTGAAGTCGCCGAAGCTGCTAAAGTCGCCGAAGCCGCTGAAGTCGCTGATGTCACGAGTTCTACAGAGCTGGCGTCTGGAACGGCAGGCGCAATACCAGGGGCACTCGATGCGGGGAATACGGTGCAGGAAGCGACCCCGCCGTCTGGCAGGGGGGCTGCCGGGAATAGCACAGCCAGTTCTTCTGAGCAAGCGGGAGTAGACGGGGAGCTTGGGGGCACAGCACGGACGGCGCTCGGGTCCGGTCGAACCTATGCTTCATTGGAGGAGGCGACCCGCAGCTATCGCGAAGCGCTGCGGGCGCTGCGCTATGGCTTGTTCCTGGAGGAGAACGGCTGGACGCGGATAGAGGATGTGGAGGGGCGGGACGGGTCCTCCATGCTGGCCGAGCTGCCGCGGCATGAGGAAGCGGTGATCGTCTCCTTGCGCACGGGAGACCGTGAAGGCATGCAACAAGCACTGGACGGCTTCGAGGCATGGACAGAGGAGCAGAAGCTGCCGCCTGAGCGGGTGGAGCAGGAGCTGCTCAAGCTGCTCTATCTCGCGCTGGAGATTGCCCGCGAATCTGGCGGCGAACCGCCGGGGCTGGCGGAGATACACCATCTTGAATTGCATGAGATTTACGCGCGCGAGGAGATGTTCCGCTGGCTGCGCGCCAAGCTGGAGGCGCTGCTCTCCTGGGTGGCAGGGGGGAGGCGCAGCCAGCGCCACCCTGCAGTCGAGAAGGCGCTCCACTATATGACTGAGCGCTATGGACAGGATGTGTCGCTGCAGGAGCTGGCGGAGCATGTGGGACTGAATCCGGCCTATTTCAGCCTGCTGTTCAAGGAGCAGATGGGCATCTCCTATATCAAGCATCTGACCCGTCTGCGTATGGAGCATGCGAAGTCGCTGCTGCGCTCCGGGCTGCGTGTTCAGGAGGTAAGCGAGCGGGTGGGGTATTTGAACTACAGACATTTTACAGAGCTGTTCAAGAAGATCGTCGGCATGACACCTGGACAGTACCGGGATGCCCGGCAGGGCGGAAAGTGA
- a CDS encoding cache domain-containing sensor histidine kinase translates to MLNIKWRQRFRMTRIRSRILAAMIVLSVPSIMLVGFISFNIARDTVVTMNKTSNIDRLRTSSEIADLLFRNINNLHYSIVVNEAIRDEMRVTGRDPQLQPNSQSVTMSTRLQRLISSSYADTRYVKSICLFDLQFQTYCSGRSDDAGIYEGADKVSRITASDWYRSAYDGNGKVVYYPKDVFEEADDSFSTVKLFRDAGDTNGAPIGILVVNVSKGIFGKVFGMPGDYGSYLTLATKDGATSVVFNQKGTASAPTPLTGDIPQTIRELEGQGYLVNPLYNHTTGWTFVHVVQEKELLKQSQTIRWATTAIAAGIAVIALLLSYLLSGTITRPLLRLKKMMLDWTLGTRQFPDSFAKDEVGVIGETFRRIAYENDELTAKLIQSQLKEREAELRALQSQIKPHFLYNTLDSMYWMAILQHNEQVAQMAESLSESFKLSLNKGKETILVYNELKHIEHYLRIQNIRYNGRFRYIEQVEESILGMEMLKLLLQPLVENAIYHGLEPKLGEGTIRLTGVREGGWLLFTVEDDGIGIDDMERIGQGFGLGNVKERLKLYYGEDSSLEVWSRPGEGTRVVLRFQQQSSKKTGHSSEK, encoded by the coding sequence ATGCTGAACATCAAGTGGAGACAACGATTCCGTATGACCCGAATCCGCAGCCGCATCCTAGCCGCAATGATTGTGCTGTCGGTGCCGTCCATTATGCTCGTCGGCTTCATTTCATTTAATATCGCCCGCGATACGGTCGTTACGATGAACAAGACATCGAATATTGATCGGCTGCGCACCTCCAGTGAGATTGCTGATCTGTTATTTCGCAACATTAATAATCTGCATTATTCCATCGTGGTGAATGAGGCGATCCGCGACGAGATGCGAGTGACAGGACGCGATCCGCAGCTACAGCCCAACAGTCAGAGCGTCACGATGTCCACACGGCTGCAACGGCTGATCAGCAGCAGCTATGCCGATACCCGATATGTGAAGTCCATCTGCCTGTTTGACCTGCAATTCCAGACCTATTGCTCGGGCAGATCCGACGATGCCGGCATCTATGAAGGCGCGGACAAGGTTAGCCGGATCACCGCCTCCGACTGGTATCGCAGCGCGTATGACGGCAACGGCAAGGTGGTCTACTACCCTAAGGATGTGTTCGAGGAGGCAGATGACTCGTTCTCGACGGTCAAGCTGTTCCGCGATGCCGGCGACACGAACGGAGCGCCGATTGGCATCCTTGTCGTTAACGTCTCCAAGGGCATCTTCGGCAAAGTATTCGGTATGCCCGGTGATTATGGCTCTTACTTGACACTGGCGACCAAGGATGGCGCGACCTCTGTCGTATTCAACCAGAAGGGGACGGCATCAGCGCCGACACCGCTAACCGGAGATATTCCGCAGACGATCCGTGAGCTGGAGGGACAGGGCTACCTGGTGAATCCGCTCTATAACCATACGACAGGCTGGACATTTGTCCATGTCGTGCAGGAGAAGGAACTGCTCAAGCAATCGCAGACGATTCGCTGGGCGACGACAGCTATTGCCGCCGGCATCGCCGTCATTGCCCTGCTGCTGTCCTATCTGCTCTCCGGCACGATTACACGTCCGCTGCTGCGATTGAAGAAGATGATGCTGGACTGGACGTTGGGCACGCGCCAGTTCCCTGACAGCTTTGCGAAGGATGAGGTGGGTGTGATCGGCGAGACGTTCCGGCGGATTGCGTATGAGAATGACGAGCTCACCGCCAAGCTGATTCAGTCGCAGCTCAAGGAACGGGAGGCCGAGCTGAGAGCGCTGCAGTCGCAGATCAAGCCGCATTTTCTGTACAATACACTGGACTCGATGTACTGGATGGCGATCCTGCAGCATAATGAGCAGGTAGCGCAGATGGCCGAATCGCTGTCAGAGAGCTTCAAGCTCAGTCTGAACAAGGGCAAGGAGACGATCCTCGTCTACAACGAGCTCAAGCATATCGAGCATTACCTGCGCATACAGAACATCCGATACAACGGGCGGTTCCGCTATATCGAGCAGGTGGAGGAATCGATTCTGGGTATGGAGATGCTCAAGCTGCTGCTGCAGCCGCTGGTGGAAAATGCGATCTATCACGGGCTGGAGCCTAAGCTGGGCGAGGGAACGATCCGGCTGACGGGAGTGCGTGAGGGAGGCTGGCTGCTGTTCACTGTGGAGGATGACGGGATAGGCATCGATGATATGGAGCGTATCGGTCAGGGCTTCGGTCTGGGCAATGTGAAGGAGCGGCTGAAGCTGTATTACGGCGAGGATAGCTCGCTGGAGGTGTGGAGCCGACCGGGTGAAGGGACACGGGTTGTCTTGCGTTTTCAACAGCAGTCGTCTAAAAAAACCGGACATTCATCTGAAAAATGA